In the Pan paniscus chromosome 19, NHGRI_mPanPan1-v2.0_pri, whole genome shotgun sequence genome, aggtgcctgccaccacacctggctaatttttgtatttttagtagagatggggtttcaccataatggccagtctggtcttgaactcctgaccttgtgatctgctcgccttggccccccaaagtgttgggattacaggtgtgagccgccatgcctggcctattttttgagacaggatctcactctgttacccaggcctgagtgcagtggtgcgatcatggctcactgcagtctctaccttccaggctcaggtgatcctcctgcctcagcttcccaagtagctgggactacaggtgtgtgccaccacgcccaactaatttttatgtgtttttgtagagatgaggttttacaaTGTTGCCtaggtgggtctcgaactcctggactcaagtgatctgcccccttcggcctcccaaagggttgtgattataggcgtaagccactgtacccagtcaTGTACTCTTAAACTTTAAACTTGGGAGAGACTTGAGTTTTATAGCTCTGTGTTAATATGAAATGAGAAAACCTTACTGGTTATTGGAACAACCAGAATTAACATGAAATGAGTTTTctaaaaaccatattttaaaaagtaggttaCATATTCACATATTTCAAAGTTGTGCAGGTACAAAAGGGCATAATAATGAAAGGTCTCCCTCCCACGCCATTGCTTTTCTTGAATGCTGCCAATGTTCTGGAGATTAATATATGGGCACTTAcaaatttatatatagaaaagaaataacaggTCAAATGAATGAGAAAGTAGAagataacacatttttattttttcccttttacttcAGGCACAACAACTAATTCTTTAGATCTGAGAGGAATTTGTTTTTAAGGCTCTAGATGTGAAAAAAGGAATGTTTAATAGTTTATCTTAGGTTTTATTTGAATTGGTCcaataagtagtttttaaaagcaagtaaactctttttgtcttttaacttcaaGTTTAAACCTTGATTACAAAGAATGATCCTAGCTCTGCTGGGAGAAGTATTATAGATATGATCTCGTTTAAATTCGTGGTTACCATCAcatcatttcattatttgtttttatctggGATCAAACTAGAATGTGAATTCCACAGGCTCAGGACCCTCtcctatttgtttttaatttcctgtTGCCTAGCATAGGTCTTGGCCTGGCAGATCCAGAAAATGGCTTATTGAGTTAATGAAATAACTCAGTAATCTAGACATTCTTGGATCACTATGTTGGGcttgaattatttttcctgataacATTTCTTTTGGCAGGAGGGTCTCTTGCTATCTGCAGTAGCATCCAAAAAAACCCAATTTTCAGGATTTTGTCTTGCAGTGTGTTACTGTTGTGTGCATCACAGATAATTGTTGTCAAGACATTAATGAATATCTGATTTGTTACTCACATGTTATGTGAGTACTAATGGCTTGTACTAATGGCTTTTGCCCATTAATAAAGGATAGCATCTGTTATCATCTGAGGTACATTCTGTTGAGAGTGTTTCAAGTGttactctctttttttcccctttggaatTGGTGTTTTCCTCTTAACTTACATTGTTAATGGAAGAAGAGATTGGAAGTGACTGAGATAGACTATCATTGGAACATGAGAGTGCCAGCTTTACATGCCGAAGGATCTCATTTTGCAAACTCGTAATTTCTTTCAGGAGGAGGCAAAACAGATTCAGAATCTGCAGAAAGCAGGCACTCGTACAGACTCAAGGGAGGATGAGATTTCTCCTCCTCCACCCAACCCAGTGGTTAAAGGTAGGAGGCGACGAGGTGCTATCAGCGCTGAGGTCTACACGGAGGAAGATGCGGCATCATATGTTAGAAAGGTAGTTTTGATATTTGAACATCGGGGGGATGCTTTTGGGACCCACTTGGTGGTCATCTAGTCTCCTTTGATGAATGaatcataaaatacaaaacaggGTGGAAGTTCATCCATCCTGTACAATTCTTGGGTACTGGAAAACAGGTTTCTGTAATAGCATGCTGTCAGAGGAAATAACTAATAGTGATTATAAACTAGTGAATAATTGCATTTTGGGGTTTGTTATTTCCTTGCAGTTGTTTTGCAGTAGAAGGAGGTGGGCAGTATTGCTTTGTCTCTTGAATCGTGATGTTCTTTTTTTGCTATCCTATTAAATGTTGTGGCTTTTAACCTTTTATTCTACGAGCCTCATTTGTCCTGTATTCTCCTCTTCCTCAGAGCCAGGCTATTTTGAGTTATGCTGTTAGCCTTAAAGGGGAACAGAATTGTCCTGGCACTTGAGGCTTGTGAAGCTAACAgatcacagatttttaaaatgactaattattataaaatacttaGTTTTGCCTCAGAATAGTGACCTTGGTCAAGgtgttttgatttgtttctttAGTTGTTAACTGGGAACCAAGTACCAGACTTTATATTTAGGCCTGGCTGTAGGCAAGGGGATTAATTAGTCAATACTTGTTGAGTAGTTTATGGATCAAAGATAGTACAAGTGTGTTGTAGTGAAAATATTTAACTCAAAGCAGTCTTGTTTAAATACCATAATGTGGCTTGACATTTAATTGAAGCGCAGGTTGCAAACGTGAAATGTTTTTGGTTTATGGAATTGTCATTTGACCTTCAATTCTTTTCTAGGTTATACCAAAAGATTACAAGACAATGGCCGCTTTAGCCAAAGCCATTGAAAAGAATGTGCTGTTTTCACATCTTGATGATAATGAGAGAAGGTAGGAACAGGCTCTTTCTTAACACTATTTTTCAAGTAAGGGTGTGATCCCAAATTATTTTCAACACTTGTTGCAAGTTTTAGAGCTCTTAGTAATTGTTCACCAGATGACAGTCTGGGGTCTTTAATTCTAAGCTTAATGTTTGAAATTCACGGAAGAGACATGTGAAATGTAACACGAGGCCTTCTCTCTTTTGCAGTGATATTTTTGATGCCATGTTTTCGGTCTCCTTTATCGCAGGAGAGACTGTGATTCAGCAAGGTAAGGGCCTCTGGAGCATGCAGTATTGTTACGGGAGAGGAGGCGAGACTAGAGgatttttttgattttgttttattgaagtttgttttcctctttgatcctaccacttttttttttctgttatactattggatttttctatttcttttaaattaagattTTCTGAGATGGACAGAACACTTTGTATTGGGAACTAATATTTTTGATAtagttttgtttataatttaaagGAAATGCCTACATTGTCTTACCTTGAATGTCATATAGAATTACAGAATCATATATATCTCTCATGTTCTTTATATTGTTAATCACttttaaagtaagaaataaatgaaacacctACATTCTTCATTGTATAGCCCTGTCTATTAAAAAGGTTCTAGGACTTCTATAGATTCTTAGTTTGCCTATATAGACTAACATGGATCTAACTTTTTGActatcttcctctttttcttatttattcttgacattttatgagtgggtatatattttcattttgtggcAGCCTGATAATTTGTTATTAactatttgagttgtttctaatGTCCTTGCTATAAATGCCATAGCAGTTAATAactgtacacatatgtaacttttaaaaatttttttcagaggtATTCTTTACCATGAGATGACTGAAAAAATTTTGATTAATtctatgacttttaaaatatgttgcttGATTTTCTTTCCCCTGAAAGATTGTGTTAGTTTGTAACACACTCTCACAGTACCACTGTAAAATAAGTTTAttgttttgtaataattttgataatttctttctttaatttggaATATGCTTCTAACTTTTTTACCCTCTTTTAGGTGATGAAGGGGATAACTTCTATGTGATTGATCAAGGAGAGACGGATGTAAGATTTACCAATATCAAAAATATGTTGATCTTAAAAGCCAATGTATTGAGCGCTTCCGAGCAATAAGAATAGTGATTTTGAAGGGTCATTACATCCCTTGTATGTCAGATTTTATTAATACCTTTTGCCAAGTATTTTTATGACACAGAGAAACTCTTTAAAGGTAATTTTCTGTTCAGAACTTTTGCTGGAGTGGTGGTGAAGAAGTGTGtgtagctgggcgcagtggcccatgcctataatcccagcactttgggagatggaggcaagagggttgcttgagcccaggagttcaagaccagtctgggcaacaaagtgaaacctcatctcttaaaaaaaaaaaaaaaaaaaaaaaaaagattctagacCCAGCCATTAGCTAGCAAAATTAATATACCTTTCTTATTCACAAatgaaatggggacaataatagcATTGATCTTTTAGGATTATTAGAAGATTCAGTGACCTAATGCAAGTAAAATGTTTAGCATAGTGCTCAGCACGGTTCTCTAAGTATCTATGACTGGTATTAGTGCTTAGCCGACCTTTTTCCCTTACATCCTTACAGAGTGCTTTTTTCTTATCAGATAATTAAATCAGGTAAATTATAGACACACTTAACTCATTTAAGTCATCAGAAATCACCTATTCTTCTCTGTTGTGTACTGCAAACataatatattctgttttttaaaacgaAGTTCAGGATTGTGACCTTTTAAAAAggtttgagggtttttaacatttaagtgtttgtatctagaaaataaacttttttgatGTCACTTGCACTTTAGGTCTATGTCAACAATGAATGGGCAACCAGTGTTGGGGAAGGAGGGAGCTTTGGAGAACTTGCTTTGATTTATGGAACACCTAGAGCAGCCACTGTCAAAGCAAAGACAAATGTGAAATTGTGGGGCATCGACCGAGACAGCTATAGAAGAATCCTCATGGTAAGAGACCATGGTGTTTGAGAGTGTGATTTAGAATTCTCATCTACGTAACTAATGTTTGAATATTaccaaattaaaaagagaatatttctttcttttaatgagcaaatatttctttcttttaataagcgaatatttctttcttttaatgagCAAATACTTTGCATTAAGCCCAGCTTAGCATTATTCATTATGCCATTTTAGGCAGTGATATTTTAGAACAAAACCTTGGGAAACAAGATCTGGTATATATGTGCTGGTCATCTCATGTTTGGAAATCTGTCCATTTGCTGGTAGGCACATCTTAATTTACCTAATTATACCCATTACAGCATGATAGGTGCTGCTTTTAAGTGCTTAAAGTTATTTGGGGCCATTCAGATATAATCAGCTTCCCTAACCTGTGAAAGTGGGTTATCAGTAATGTATATGTATGTCATGTCCCCTCTCgttaaaggaataaacaaaatactAAAACCATTGGAACTTTCTGGTGATAGTCAGATTTTTTGAGAATGTTGTGATAAATTTATAGGATACCTTTTAAGTCCCAGCCAATGCATTGGTCATTTTCAATGGTTTTCTTAAATTTGTGCAGTGTCCATCTGACCATTTGAAAATGTACAGCCTGAtgtactttgaaatttttctgCATTTGGGATATATAGATAGATTAGATTAGATAGATAGTCTTGTCCTTCGCAGCAACatagatagagctggaggccatttttctaagcaaaataacacaggaacagaaaaccaaaccacatgttctcacttacagttGGGAGCTAagcaatgagaacacgtggataCTAGAAGGGGAGcaacaaacactggggcctacttgaggatggagggtgggaagagggagaggatcaggaaaaatacctGTGGTGTACTTTACTTAttacctgggcaacaaaattacctgaacaccaaacccctgtgacacccagtttacctatataacctgcacatgtacccctgaaccttaaaaacacacacacacacaaaaacgcTTATGGCAAAGATAAGTCTAAATTTTAGAAAGATTGGTTTTGAAGTGATATGACAGTCTACTGGAGAAGAAATTGACCATACAGTTAGTTCTGCATTTCCTCTACAGGAATACTATTAGTAAAAGGAAACAGAATGTTTACAGCTTTATCTCATTGCCAAAGAAGGAAGAGGTAGGACCTGGAACTATtggtttgaaataaaatattttactttctcaTAGT is a window encoding:
- the PRKAR1A gene encoding cAMP-dependent protein kinase type I-alpha regulatory subunit isoform X2, translated to MESGSTAASEEARSLRECELYVQKHNIQALLKDSIVQLCTARPERPMAFLREYFERLEKEEAKQIQNLQKAGTRTDSREDEISPPPPNPVVKGRRRRGAISAEVYTEEDAASYVRKVIPKDYKTMAALAKAIEKNVLFSHLDDNERSDIFDAMFSVSFIAGETVIQQGDEGDNFYVIDQGETDVYVNNEWATSVGEGGSFGELALIYGTPRAATVKAKTNVKLWGIDRDSYRRILMGSTLRKRKMYEEFLSKVSILESLDKWERLTVADALEPVQFEDGQKIVVQGEPGDEFFIILEGSAAVLQRRSENEEFVEVGRLGPSDYFGHLIISRRSIPLG